In one window of Brassica rapa cultivar Chiifu-401-42 chromosome A07, CAAS_Brap_v3.01, whole genome shotgun sequence DNA:
- the LOC108869099 gene encoding ribonuclease P protein subunit p25-like protein isoform X2, which translates to MEKAINKSVTIAELIKRRIPGIHQHTSIGSIDITDIWESKEEGLLPIETTRHVLVITITLSKKELNTSAVGYQCPIPIELGKPFVEIDYEGRDGSP; encoded by the exons ATGGAAAAAGCTATCAACAAGAGTGTGACCATTGCCGAGCTCATTAAG AGAAGGATTCCTGGAATCCATCAGCACACATCTATTGGATCCATTGACATAACTGATATCTGGGAGAGTAAAGAGGAAGGCCTTCTTCC GATTGAGACAACAAGGCATGTGTTAGTGATCACTATAACGCTTTCGAAGAAGGAGCTGAACACATCCGCAGTTGG TTACCAGTGTCCGATCCCAATCGAGTTGGGGAAGCCATTTGTTGAGATTGATTACGAAGGAAGAG ATGGATCACCTTGA
- the LOC108869099 gene encoding ribonuclease P protein subunit p25-like protein isoform X1, which translates to MEKAINKSVTIAELIKRRIPGIHQHTSIGSIDITDIWESKEEGLLPIETTRHVLVITITLSKKELNTSAVGYQCPIPIELGKPFVEIDYEGRGNYSDL; encoded by the exons ATGGAAAAAGCTATCAACAAGAGTGTGACCATTGCCGAGCTCATTAAG AGAAGGATTCCTGGAATCCATCAGCACACATCTATTGGATCCATTGACATAACTGATATCTGGGAGAGTAAAGAGGAAGGCCTTCTTCC GATTGAGACAACAAGGCATGTGTTAGTGATCACTATAACGCTTTCGAAGAAGGAGCTGAACACATCCGCAGTTGG TTACCAGTGTCCGATCCCAATCGAGTTGGGGAAGCCATTTGTTGAGATTGATTACGAAGGAAGAGGTAATTACAGTGACTTATAA